A region of Streptomyces sp. NBC_01750 DNA encodes the following proteins:
- a CDS encoding SDR family NAD(P)-dependent oxidoreductase produces MNIPATGRRVLVSGASRGLGRAVARAFAANGDRVAVHYGSREDEACRTLESLAGTGHVLVGGDLSDPAEAARIAGAAAGELGGIDVLVNNAAVNLPHPLADTSYEDWSALWQRHVSVNLLATANLSHLAARRMIEAGTGGRIVNIGSRGAFRGEPDHPAYGATKAAVHALGQSLAVSLAPYGIGVASVAPGFFDTERVAHRLSGAQGEAIRAQSPFGRVASAEEIAAAVLWLASPVAEWSSGAVLDLNGASYLRT; encoded by the coding sequence ATGAATATCCCAGCCACCGGCCGCCGCGTCCTGGTCAGCGGAGCCTCCCGGGGTCTCGGCCGTGCCGTCGCCCGGGCCTTCGCAGCCAACGGCGACCGGGTCGCGGTGCACTACGGATCGCGCGAGGACGAGGCGTGCCGCACGCTGGAATCCCTCGCCGGTACGGGCCATGTGCTGGTCGGCGGTGATCTGTCGGACCCGGCGGAGGCGGCCCGTATCGCGGGCGCCGCGGCCGGTGAACTCGGTGGCATCGATGTGCTCGTCAACAACGCCGCCGTCAATCTGCCCCATCCGCTCGCCGATACCTCGTACGAGGACTGGTCGGCGCTCTGGCAGCGGCATGTATCGGTCAACCTTCTCGCCACGGCCAATCTCAGCCATCTCGCCGCCCGCCGCATGATCGAGGCGGGCACGGGCGGCCGGATCGTCAACATCGGTTCGCGCGGTGCGTTCCGCGGGGAGCCGGACCATCCGGCGTACGGTGCGACGAAGGCGGCCGTGCACGCGCTGGGCCAGTCGCTCGCCGTCTCTCTCGCCCCGTACGGCATCGGGGTCGCGTCCGTCGCACCCGGCTTCTTCGACACCGAGCGGGTGGCGCACCGGCTGAGCGGGGCGCAGGGCGAGGCGATCCGGGCCCAGAGCCCGTTCGGGCGGGTGGCGTCGGCGGAGGAGATCGCCGCGGCGGTGCTGTGGCTGGCATCGCCGGTGGCCGAGTGGTCCTCCGGTGCGGTGCTCGACCTCAACGGCGCTTCGTATCTGCGTACCTGA
- a CDS encoding endonuclease/exonuclease/phosphatase family protein, with the protein MPSSVVPRTTAVSAVVAVALAAGLLAGSSAASAAEVRIHDIQGSTRISPLVGQQVTEVPGIVTGVRTYGSKGFWFQDPQADADPATSEGVFVYTGSNPTVAVGDQVLVSGTVGEYIPGGTSSGNQSLTQIAKPTVTVVSSQNPLPAPVTVSARSVPSAYAPASDAAAAGSINALPLKPRAYALDYYESLEGSNVRVGTSRVVGATDAHAELWVTVKPHENPVPRGGTLYSSYTAQNTGRLQIQSLTPLAEKPFPTANVGDVLSGTTEGPLDFNQFGGYTLTARTLGTVQNLGLKREATRKQRKGELAVATYNVENLDPSDPQAKFDALAAAVVTNLASPDIVALEEIQDDNGAKNDGTVSAEETLKKFTAAITAAGGPAYQWRTINPENNKDGGEPGGNIRQVFLFNPERVSFTDRPGGDAKTATAVAQEGGHAALTLSPGRIDPSNAAWSDSRKPLAGEFTFRGRTVFVIANHFGSKGGDESLTSHHQPPNRSSETKRLLQAQAVNAFVKDILKADRRADVLALGDINDFEFSATTKALTDGGALYPAVKSLPCSERYSYVFQGNSQVLDQILTSPSIHDFAYDSVHINAEFSDQNSDHDPQVLRFRP; encoded by the coding sequence ATGCCTTCCTCCGTCGTACCGAGAACCACCGCCGTCTCGGCCGTCGTCGCCGTCGCGCTGGCCGCGGGCCTGCTCGCCGGCTCCTCCGCCGCCTCCGCCGCGGAGGTCCGGATCCATGACATCCAGGGCTCCACCCGGATATCCCCGCTGGTCGGGCAGCAGGTCACCGAGGTACCCGGCATCGTCACCGGCGTACGGACCTACGGATCCAAGGGCTTCTGGTTCCAGGACCCGCAGGCCGACGCGGACCCGGCCACCAGCGAGGGCGTCTTCGTCTACACCGGTTCCAACCCGACCGTCGCCGTCGGCGACCAGGTGCTGGTCTCCGGCACTGTCGGCGAGTACATCCCCGGCGGCACCTCCTCCGGCAACCAGTCGCTCACCCAGATCGCCAAGCCGACCGTCACCGTGGTCTCGTCCCAGAACCCGCTGCCCGCGCCGGTGACCGTCTCCGCCCGGTCGGTCCCCTCGGCGTACGCCCCGGCCAGTGACGCGGCGGCGGCCGGCAGCATCAACGCGCTGCCGCTGAAGCCCCGCGCCTACGCTCTGGACTACTACGAGTCGCTCGAGGGCAGCAACGTACGCGTCGGCACCTCGCGCGTCGTCGGCGCGACCGACGCGCATGCCGAGCTCTGGGTGACCGTGAAGCCGCACGAGAACCCGGTCCCGCGCGGCGGCACGCTCTACAGCTCGTACACCGCGCAGAACACCGGGCGGCTCCAGATCCAGTCGCTGACGCCGCTGGCCGAGAAGCCCTTCCCCACGGCGAACGTCGGGGACGTACTGTCCGGAACGACCGAAGGGCCCCTGGACTTCAACCAGTTCGGCGGCTACACCCTGACGGCGCGGACCCTCGGCACGGTGCAGAACCTCGGTCTGAAGCGTGAGGCGACGCGCAAGCAGCGCAAGGGCGAACTCGCGGTCGCCACCTACAACGTGGAGAACCTGGACCCGTCCGACCCGCAGGCGAAGTTCGACGCGCTGGCGGCCGCGGTCGTGACCAACCTCGCCTCGCCCGACATCGTCGCCCTGGAGGAGATCCAGGACGACAACGGCGCCAAGAACGACGGCACCGTCTCGGCCGAGGAGACGCTGAAGAAGTTCACGGCGGCGATCACTGCGGCCGGCGGTCCCGCGTACCAGTGGCGCACCATCAACCCCGAGAACAACAAGGACGGCGGCGAGCCGGGCGGAAACATCCGTCAGGTCTTCCTCTTCAACCCGGAGCGGGTGTCCTTCACCGACCGCCCGGGCGGCGACGCGAAGACGGCGACCGCGGTCGCCCAGGAGGGGGGCCACGCGGCCCTGACCCTCTCACCCGGCCGGATCGACCCGTCCAACGCCGCCTGGAGCGACAGCCGCAAGCCGCTGGCCGGCGAGTTCACCTTCCGCGGCCGTACGGTCTTCGTGATCGCCAACCACTTCGGCTCGAAGGGCGGCGACGAGTCGCTGACCTCGCACCACCAGCCGCCGAACCGTTCCTCCGAGACCAAGCGCCTCCTGCAGGCGCAGGCCGTGAACGCCTTCGTCAAGGACATCCTGAAGGCCGACCGCCGCGCCGATGTCCTGGCCCTCGGAGACATCAACGACTTCGAGTTCTCGGCGACGACAAAGGCTCTGACGGACGGCGGCGCGCTCTACCCGGCGGTCAAGTCCCTCCCCTGCTCGGAGCGTTACTCCTACGTCTTCCAGGGCAACAGCCAGGTTCTCGACCAGATCCTGACGAGCCCGTCGATCCATGACTTCGCGTACGACAGCGTGCACATCAACGCGGAGTTCTCGGACCAGAACAGCGACCACGACCCGCAGGTCCTGCGCTTCCGCCCGTAG
- the dapA gene encoding 4-hydroxy-tetrahydrodipicolinate synthase: MAISRPFGRALCAMITPFTDAGELDLGGAQNLADQLVTEGCDGLVLNGTTGESPTTSDAEKTALVRAVVEAVGDRAAVVAGVGSADTRHTVELARAAEAAGADGLLVVTPYYSRPPQAAVEAHFRQVADAVGIALMLYDIPGRTGTRIEPDTLLRLAGHPRIMAVKDCAYDLLGSTKVIARTSLAYYSGSEELNLPLYAVGGAGFVSTVANVAPRQLRAVLDAYDTGQVTEAARLNQLTAPLSELMMASGLPGTVTVKALIDSGPVRAPLQPAGREAADGLRRAYEELLASTSGPSA; encoded by the coding sequence ATGGCCATATCCCGCCCTTTCGGCCGCGCGCTCTGCGCGATGATCACGCCCTTCACCGACGCCGGTGAGCTGGACCTGGGCGGCGCCCAGAATCTCGCGGACCAACTGGTGACCGAGGGCTGCGACGGCCTCGTACTGAACGGCACCACGGGTGAGTCGCCGACCACCTCGGACGCGGAGAAGACCGCTCTCGTCCGGGCGGTGGTGGAGGCGGTGGGCGACCGCGCGGCCGTCGTCGCCGGCGTGGGCAGCGCGGACACCCGGCACACCGTGGAGCTGGCGCGGGCCGCCGAGGCGGCGGGCGCCGACGGGCTGCTGGTGGTGACGCCGTACTACAGCCGTCCGCCACAGGCAGCTGTCGAGGCGCACTTCAGGCAGGTCGCGGACGCGGTCGGCATCGCCCTCATGCTGTACGACATCCCGGGCCGCACCGGCACCCGTATCGAGCCGGACACGCTGCTGCGGCTGGCCGGGCATCCGCGGATCATGGCCGTCAAGGACTGCGCGTACGACCTGCTCGGCTCGACGAAAGTGATTGCCCGGACCTCGCTGGCGTACTACTCGGGCTCCGAGGAACTGAATCTTCCGCTGTACGCGGTGGGCGGAGCGGGCTTCGTCAGCACGGTCGCGAATGTCGCGCCGCGGCAGCTGCGGGCGGTGCTCGACGCGTACGACACGGGGCAGGTCACCGAAGCCGCCCGCCTGAATCAACTCACCGCCCCGCTGAGCGAGTTGATGATGGCGTCGGGGCTGCCAGGCACGGTGACCGTGAAGGCACTGATCGACTCGGGACCGGTCCGTGCACCGCTGCAGCCCGCCGGCCGGGAGGCGGCCGACGGGCTGCGAAGGGCATACGAGGAACTGCTCGCATCAACATCCGGCCCGTCCGCCTGA
- a CDS encoding tyrosine-type recombinase/integrase: protein MAGHVQDRWYKTEPGPDGRATKTKTDRFGVGHRYRARYIGPDGSEKSRSFPDKQKRKAEAWLSNIESDMSQGRYIDPTAGAVTFGKYAKTWMAALTTDPVTRESVEIRLRVHAIPYLGDRPMASFRPSHLRVWIRELEATGRAASYRRSIFANVSAVFTAAVEDRIISENPCRARSVRAPRLDPRKVKPWPVDRVMAVHEALPDNYREMIAVGAGCGMRQGEIFGLAVEDVDFLGGTVHVVRQVKLIRGTRPVFGPPKGGKERDVPLPETVAFALAAHITRHEPVEITLPWKTLDGPPVTASLIFLSAHGKSLHRTRFNQHVWKPALRAAAVPLGRENGMHALRHFYASVLLDAGESIKALSEYLGHHDPSFTLRTYTHLMPASETRTRAAVDHVFKNHDVADDGPDTAHGAD, encoded by the coding sequence ATGGCTGGACACGTCCAAGACCGCTGGTACAAGACTGAACCGGGACCCGACGGCAGGGCCACCAAGACCAAGACCGACCGCTTCGGCGTGGGCCACCGGTACCGCGCTCGCTACATCGGTCCGGACGGCTCCGAGAAGAGCAGGAGTTTCCCGGATAAGCAGAAGCGCAAGGCCGAAGCCTGGCTGTCCAACATCGAATCGGACATGTCGCAGGGGCGCTACATAGATCCGACTGCGGGCGCGGTGACCTTCGGCAAGTACGCCAAGACGTGGATGGCTGCGCTCACGACGGACCCGGTTACGCGCGAGAGTGTCGAGATCCGGCTGAGGGTGCACGCGATCCCGTACCTGGGTGATCGGCCGATGGCATCCTTCCGACCTTCTCATCTGCGTGTGTGGATACGGGAGTTGGAGGCAACCGGCCGAGCAGCCTCGTACCGGCGGTCGATCTTCGCCAACGTATCTGCGGTGTTCACCGCTGCCGTGGAAGACCGGATCATTTCCGAGAACCCTTGCCGTGCGCGTTCGGTGAGGGCGCCGAGATTGGACCCTCGCAAGGTCAAGCCGTGGCCGGTTGATCGCGTCATGGCTGTGCACGAGGCACTACCCGACAACTATCGCGAGATGATCGCGGTCGGTGCAGGCTGCGGCATGCGACAGGGAGAGATCTTCGGCCTGGCCGTTGAAGATGTGGACTTCCTCGGCGGCACGGTTCACGTGGTCCGTCAGGTCAAGCTGATCCGTGGAACTCGGCCCGTGTTCGGGCCTCCGAAGGGCGGCAAGGAACGTGACGTGCCGCTGCCCGAAACCGTGGCCTTTGCGCTGGCTGCGCACATCACGCGACATGAGCCGGTTGAGATCACCTTGCCGTGGAAGACGCTGGACGGCCCGCCGGTGACTGCCTCGCTGATCTTCCTCAGTGCGCATGGCAAGTCTCTGCACCGAACTCGTTTCAACCAGCACGTGTGGAAACCGGCACTTCGGGCCGCTGCTGTACCTCTCGGTCGTGAGAACGGCATGCATGCGCTGAGGCACTTTTACGCCTCAGTGCTCCTGGACGCGGGGGAGAGCATCAAGGCCCTGAGCGAGTACCTCGGCCACCATGACCCGAGCTTCACACTCCGGACGTACACGCACCTGATGCCGGCGAGTGAGACCCGGACGCGGGCTGCGGTGGATCACGTCTTCAAGAACCATGACGTCGCAGATGACGGCCCCGACACGGCCCACGGGGCGGATTGA
- a CDS encoding helix-turn-helix transcriptional regulator encodes MDRLLPDRYLTPVDLADLLGVPIETVYQWRRKRTGPRGFRVGRHLRYDPQDVRVWVESLMEGAA; translated from the coding sequence ATGGACCGACTGCTCCCCGACCGCTACCTGACCCCGGTTGATCTCGCTGACCTCCTCGGCGTCCCGATCGAGACGGTCTATCAGTGGCGGCGCAAGCGCACCGGGCCCCGCGGCTTCCGCGTCGGCCGACACCTTCGTTACGACCCGCAAGACGTACGGGTCTGGGTCGAATCCCTCATGGAAGGGGCTGCCTGA
- the repSA gene encoding replication initiator protein RepSA, protein MADTAAAVGVDPVTLADMLRVANSPRFERWQEQVRRTGGCANPIHLSGFSRTVDTRTGEFFEYSTSDEPGGRLRIACGNRRASRCPSCAWTYAGDTYHLIMAGLVGGKGIPATVAERPRVFATLTAPSFGPVHNRPASGRCLCGTAHMEDDPALGTALDPERYDYASAVLWNNHAGALWQRFTIYLRREVAARAGLTQAALRDHARVSFGKVAEFQKRGAVHFHAIIRIDGSEGPESPAPAWATVALLDDAIRAAASRATVPVAAAGRFPARTLHWGTQLDVQPIGSLEDRADVTEHAVGAYVAKYATKAAETTGTLDRRIGELRELDGHPELPEHTRRLIEACWDLDADYPERLLAHWSHMLGFRGHFSTKTPRYSTTLGALRGARADWRAQQERREKGLPALDQDDDTAEDTTLVLAHWEYAGQGHTPGESWLAASIAQDLKDNRDIGREMRAELEAEGEW, encoded by the coding sequence GTGGCTGACACTGCGGCCGCTGTGGGCGTTGACCCCGTGACCCTGGCCGACATGCTGCGGGTCGCCAACTCGCCTCGCTTCGAGCGCTGGCAGGAACAGGTCCGGCGGACCGGTGGCTGTGCCAACCCCATCCACTTGAGCGGCTTCTCGCGGACTGTGGACACGCGCACGGGTGAATTCTTCGAGTACTCCACCAGCGACGAACCGGGCGGCCGGTTACGGATCGCGTGCGGCAACCGCCGGGCCTCGCGCTGCCCCTCCTGCGCGTGGACCTACGCGGGGGACACCTATCACCTGATCATGGCCGGACTGGTCGGCGGCAAGGGCATTCCTGCCACCGTGGCCGAGCGCCCTCGCGTCTTCGCGACGCTGACCGCTCCGTCGTTCGGCCCGGTTCATAATCGGCCTGCCTCCGGCCGCTGCCTCTGCGGCACCGCCCACATGGAGGACGATCCCGCGCTGGGTACGGCGCTTGATCCGGAGCGCTACGACTACGCGAGTGCGGTGCTGTGGAACAACCACGCTGGCGCTCTGTGGCAGCGCTTCACCATCTACCTTCGCCGTGAGGTCGCCGCCCGCGCTGGGCTCACCCAAGCTGCGCTTCGGGACCATGCCCGGGTCTCGTTCGGGAAGGTGGCGGAGTTCCAGAAGCGCGGGGCGGTCCACTTCCACGCCATCATTCGTATCGACGGATCAGAGGGGCCCGAGTCTCCGGCTCCGGCCTGGGCCACGGTCGCACTCCTTGACGACGCGATCCGCGCTGCTGCCTCGCGGGCCACGGTTCCGGTGGCTGCTGCCGGCCGCTTCCCCGCCCGGACGCTGCACTGGGGAACGCAACTCGATGTGCAGCCAATCGGCAGTCTGGAAGACCGGGCCGACGTCACCGAGCATGCCGTGGGCGCGTACGTCGCCAAGTACGCCACCAAGGCAGCGGAGACGACCGGCACACTGGATCGTCGTATCGGGGAGCTGAGGGAACTGGACGGCCACCCCGAACTGCCGGAGCACACCCGGCGTCTAATCGAGGCCTGTTGGGACCTGGACGCGGACTATCCGGAACGGCTGCTGGCCCACTGGTCTCACATGCTCGGTTTCCGGGGCCACTTCTCGACCAAGACGCCTCGGTACTCGACCACGCTCGGAGCTCTGCGCGGCGCACGGGCCGACTGGCGTGCCCAGCAAGAACGCCGGGAGAAGGGCTTGCCCGCCCTCGACCAGGACGACGACACAGCAGAGGACACGACCCTGGTGCTCGCGCACTGGGAGTACGCCGGGCAGGGCCACACCCCCGGCGAATCCTGGCTCGCCGCCTCCATCGCCCAAGACCTCAAGGACAACCGCGACATCGGCCGTGAGATGCGGGCGGAACTTGAAGCCGAGGGGGAGTGGTGA
- a CDS encoding GntR family transcriptional regulator: MTPRVQRAAPPFMQIADHFRQQIVDGALPQDTKLPSIAEIAEEWGVATATAAKGVKQLQAEGYVRSSTQGTFVDLGRKLTSGSDRLQLQRATGSGFRPGERVEIVSAGLVPAPANVAEALGLDEGAQVVRRQRRYLDDEGVITLSTSWLPGELAESAPELAVPEKLPKMTFGLIEDRTGRRAVRRRDVVCVQPVPEDAAALLDIEAGTLALTMSNYYWDQHGSVTEYATDFMGAGRQLTAEYDLN, translated from the coding sequence ATGACACCGCGAGTCCAACGGGCCGCGCCGCCGTTCATGCAGATCGCGGATCACTTCCGACAGCAGATCGTCGACGGCGCCCTGCCACAGGACACCAAGCTGCCGTCTATCGCTGAGATCGCCGAAGAGTGGGGTGTAGCCACCGCCACGGCAGCGAAGGGCGTGAAGCAGCTCCAGGCCGAGGGGTACGTGCGGTCCTCGACGCAGGGCACGTTCGTGGACCTCGGACGGAAGCTGACGAGCGGCTCGGACCGCCTCCAGCTCCAGCGGGCGACGGGTAGCGGCTTCCGCCCCGGCGAGCGCGTTGAGATCGTGAGCGCTGGTCTGGTGCCCGCGCCGGCCAATGTCGCCGAGGCTCTCGGGCTGGACGAGGGCGCACAGGTCGTCCGTCGCCAGCGGCGGTACCTGGACGACGAGGGTGTCATCACCCTGTCCACGTCGTGGCTGCCGGGTGAACTGGCCGAGAGCGCCCCCGAGCTGGCCGTGCCGGAGAAGCTGCCGAAGATGACGTTCGGTCTGATCGAGGACCGGACCGGGCGGCGTGCCGTGCGGAGGCGTGACGTTGTGTGCGTGCAGCCTGTGCCCGAAGACGCGGCTGCCTTGCTCGATATCGAGGCGGGCACTCTCGCCCTGACCATGAGCAACTACTACTGGGACCAGCACGGTTCTGTGACGGAGTACGCCACCGACTTCATGGGGGCGGGACGCCAGCTCACGGCGGAGTACGACCTGAACTAA